One Agrobacterium vaccinii DNA window includes the following coding sequences:
- a CDS encoding GatB/YqeY domain-containing protein yields the protein MIRDTFANTLKDAMKARESRQISTIRLIQAAVKDRDIANRGVGKDAVSDEEILQILAKMIKQREESAGIYDKAGRAELADQEREEIVIIKSFMPEEIPQEQVRAILEGVIAETEASGLRDMGKVMAVVKERYPGQIDFGKASALIKELLK from the coding sequence ATGATCCGCGATACATTCGCCAACACCCTCAAAGACGCCATGAAAGCCCGCGAATCTCGTCAGATTTCGACGATCCGGCTGATCCAGGCCGCCGTCAAGGATCGCGACATCGCCAATCGCGGCGTTGGTAAGGACGCGGTTTCCGACGAGGAAATTCTGCAGATTCTCGCCAAGATGATCAAGCAGCGCGAAGAATCCGCCGGTATCTACGACAAGGCAGGACGGGCGGAGCTTGCCGATCAGGAGCGCGAAGAGATCGTCATCATCAAGAGCTTCATGCCGGAAGAAATTCCGCAAGAGCAGGTGCGCGCCATTCTGGAAGGCGTCATCGCCGAAACCGAAGCTTCGGGCCTGCGTGACATGGGCAAGGTTATGGCGGTGGTCAAGGAGCGCTACCCCGGCCAGATCGATTTCGGCAAGGCATCGGCACTGATCAAGGAACTGCTGAAGTAA
- a CDS encoding BrnA antitoxin family protein, which translates to MSTNSITRMTLNELRAKRARGEKSATDWARVDALTDEDIERAMRDDPDWAEWIDVDWSKAEVVVPVAKKSISIRLDEDVIDFFKATGKGYQTRMNAILRHYVREQRSNKS; encoded by the coding sequence ATGAGCACAAACTCTATCACTCGAATGACATTGAATGAACTTCGAGCCAAGCGAGCACGTGGCGAGAAAAGCGCTACCGACTGGGCGCGCGTCGATGCGTTGACTGATGAGGACATCGAGCGTGCGATGCGCGACGATCCTGATTGGGCGGAGTGGATCGATGTCGACTGGTCGAAGGCTGAGGTCGTTGTGCCCGTCGCAAAGAAATCGATCTCAATCCGGCTGGATGAGGACGTCATCGACTTCTTCAAGGCAACGGGCAAGGGATACCAGACCCGCATGAACGCGATATTGCGCCACTATGTGCGCGAGCAGAGAAGCAACAAGAGCTGA
- a CDS encoding BrnT family toxin, translated as MLTNSVSRNALCSYRKNLPRSNGTRTNAANLVKHDIDFEDALEALSEPHIELLSNRNGEVRICAICPLGRRLITVVYTMRGDICRIISARAARKNEHKLYHSNDIE; from the coding sequence GTGCTGACGAACAGTGTTTCTAGGAACGCCCTATGCTCGTATCGAAAGAATTTGCCTCGTTCGAATGGGACGAGAACAAACGCAGCGAATTTGGTCAAGCACGATATCGACTTCGAAGATGCGTTGGAAGCGCTTAGCGAACCACATATCGAGCTTTTATCCAACAGAAACGGAGAAGTCCGCATCTGCGCTATTTGTCCTTTGGGTCGCCGCCTCATAACCGTCGTTTATACGATGCGCGGCGATATATGTCGGATCATCTCTGCGCGCGCGGCGAGGAAAAATGAGCACAAACTCTATCACTCGAATGACATTGAATGA